The DNA segment TTGGTTTGAGGTTTGGGTGTCAGTTTGAGGGTTGCCTCGGTAATGATTGCCAGGGTGCCTTCTGAGCCGATCAACAGTCGAGTAAGATCGTAGCCGACAACCCCCTTGGTGGTCCTTACCCCGGTAGTGATCGAATCACCACTGCCGGTAACCGCCTTCAGACCGAGGGTGTTGCCGCGAGGTGTGCCATATTTTACTGCCCGTGGACCAGCTGAATTGTACGCCAGGTTGCCACCGATGGTGCAGACCGCTGCGCTGGACGGGTCCGGTGGCCAGAAAAAGCCCTCTTCGCCAATATGATCCTGCAGCTGCTTGTTGGTCACACCTGGCTGTACCCGTGCCAGTCTGTTCTCCACATCGAACTCGAGGATGCGGTTCATGCGTTCAAGGGAGAGAACAATACCGCCCTGCTGAGGAACAGTGGCGCCGGTGGTACCGGTTCCCTTACCCCTGGTGACCAGAGGTATCCGATGTTGATGGCATAACTGGGCTATGGCAACGATCTGATCATGCTCCAGGGCGAACAGTACTGCCTCAGGGGTTGCCTGCAGACGGCTGTTGTCATACCCATAGGGCAGGCAGTCAGCGGGATCGGTAAAAAGATTGTCTTCGCCGACGATTGCCTTGAATTGCCTGATTAGGCCGCTATCGAGATGGGTGTTCAAGGGTCAGATATACTCGAAGACACGCACAACGCGACGTACGCCACTGATATGACGAACCACATCGGTAACGGCATCCGCTTCCTGTTTGGTGATCAGTCCCAGCAGAAATACTGTCCCTCGTTCTGTAACCACCTTCACTCTGAGTGGATCGAAATCGGGAATCCTGACCTTTGCGAGCCTCAGCTTGACCTCCGTGGTCAGGGCGGCATCACGGCTGTTCTCAACCAGGGTGGATGTGCTGCCTATCTCAATTTCATTTACGACCCGGCGCACCCGGTCAATACTGGATGCCAGCTGTTCGGCCTTACTGCGCAGCGCTTGATCAGCCGCCTGACCGGTCAGTAGTACAACCAAGTTGTAGCTGGTGACATGTATACTGCTCTGTTGTTTGAATCTCGCATCATTGGCCATCGAGTCATAGACCTTAAGTTCGATGCTCTGGTCCTCGACAATGGTGCCAGTAGTGCGTCTGTCATGGGCAACCGCCGCGGTGGCGGCCGCACCCCCTACAACAGCTGCAGTGCAGCCCTGCAGAATCAGTATGGTGATGCAGATGGCAAGCAGTGGAGCGATTTTGTTTTGCATGACCTTCCTCAGAGAGTAAAACCTTAAAAATGATTTGTAGTACATTAGCTTCCTAGTAACTGATGATCCACGAGATCGCAGAGGCAGTGAATAATCAAAAGGTGGGTCTCCTGAATTCGTGCAGTGACATCCGATGGAACGCGAATTTCGACATCTGCTGGAGCCAGGAGTTTCACCAGTTCGCCGCCGTCACGACCGGTCAAGGCTACGATATTCATGTCCCGCTCGTGGGCTGATGTTATGGCGCGATTGACATTGCTCGAATTACCGCTGGTGGAAATTGCCAGCAGCAGGTCATTCGGCTGACCGAGGGCCTCGACCTGGCGTGCGAAGATAGTGGAGAAATCCAAATCGTTTGCGATAGAGGTGACCGTCGAACTGTCTGTGGTGAGTGCAATAGCCGGCAGCCCCGGTCGATCCCGTTCGTAGCGGTTGAGCATCTCTGATGAGAAGTGCTGAGCGTCGCCCGCCGATCCCCCGTTACCGCAGCTGAGCACCTTGTTGCCTTCAAGCAGGCGGTTGAATATCAATTCGGCAGCATCACCTATGGGCTGAGTCAAAAGTGGCAAGGCATCAATCTTGGTCTGAATGCTCTGATTGAAGAGCATATGAATTCGCTGTGTATTGGTCATCACGCTGCACCTTGGCTTCGTATCATATGGCTACCAGGCGATCTGAATCGCATTCTTTATCCACTCGATAGGTGTTGATCCCGAACCGTTGAGTGCAATAACGTCAAAACGACAGGCACTATCAATATGCTTCATTTGAAGATATCGATTTGCGGTGTTGAGGAGTTTTCGCTGTTTGCCTGCAGTCACTGTTTCCAATGCGCGACCATAATCGTTTGACTGGCGAAAACGTACCTCAACAAAAACCAATGTCTGAGCATCGCGCATTATCAGGTCAATCTCACCTGTTTTACAGCGAAAATTACGTTCCTGAAGTCTAAGCCCTTTGCTTTGCAGGAAGTCGAGCGCCTGCTGTTCCGCCTCTTGTCCATATGCCAGGTGATTGGCAATCATGGCCGACTGTCCGGTGGGGGTAGGGTGTGATCAGTCACCGGGGGCATCCCATCGGTCGGGGGTGCTAAGTAGCCTGATGATCTAGGGGTGTCAAAGGTCTGTCCGCTGCTGCCGGGCCGCTCCATGCGCGGGGCGTAACCGCTGATCTTGGCCGATCCATTCTCCATGTCCGCCCAGGCGAGGAGTCTGTGGAGCCGGTTGCTCTGATCCAGATAGAGGCTGCCACTCTTACCGCTGAAGGTACGGCCTGGTTGAGTCTGTAAATCCTGCAGCTGAGTCAACAGATTGTAACTGTCGATGCCCATGGCGAATAGTCGGGCGTAACGCCCCTTGACGCCGGGCATGAGCTTTTCCAGATTGTTGCGTGACAGTGGTCCACCCTGGCCCTCTTCAAATAGCCAGGGTGTATCGACAAAACTGATTTTGCCCAGATCCCGGTCAAGGTCTGCCTGATTCACCCCGGTGTAGATATGCGAAGTGGATAGGATCGGCAGGTTGCCGGCATGAAAGAATCTCAGTTGTGGTCTTAGTTGCCTGGCTTTCTGGGGACGAGCGGCGAGAAAGATAAAGTCAGCATCCTTGCGTGCGCGGGATTCCGTCTCCAATTGACGCCCCAAGAGTTTCTTCAGGGCATGGCTCCTTGCTTCACTCTCATTGATGTTGAGCAGCATGCGAATCGGGGAGGAGAAGTCATTCTCTTTGGCATTGTAATGCTGTTGCTCCATCACCTGTCCGCCCAGATCTGACCA comes from the Candidatus Thiodiazotropha sp. CDECU1 genome and includes:
- a CDS encoding YraN family protein; this encodes MIANHLAYGQEAEQQALDFLQSKGLRLQERNFRCKTGEIDLIMRDAQTLVFVEVRFRQSNDYGRALETVTAGKQRKLLNTANRYLQMKHIDSACRFDVIALNGSGSTPIEWIKNAIQIAW
- a CDS encoding phosphoheptose isomerase, with protein sequence MTNTQRIHMLFNQSIQTKIDALPLLTQPIGDAAELIFNRLLEGNKVLSCGNGGSAGDAQHFSSEMLNRYERDRPGLPAIALTTDSSTVTSIANDLDFSTIFARQVEALGQPNDLLLAISTSGNSSNVNRAITSAHERDMNIVALTGRDGGELVKLLAPADVEIRVPSDVTARIQETHLLIIHCLCDLVDHQLLGS
- a CDS encoding BON domain-containing protein, translating into MQNKIAPLLAICITILILQGCTAAVVGGAAATAAVAHDRRTTGTIVEDQSIELKVYDSMANDARFKQQSSIHVTSYNLVVLLTGQAADQALRSKAEQLASSIDRVRRVVNEIEIGSTSTLVENSRDAALTTEVKLRLAKVRIPDFDPLRVKVVTERGTVFLLGLITKQEADAVTDVVRHISGVRRVVRVFEYI